A genomic region of Desulfosarcina ovata subsp. ovata contains the following coding sequences:
- a CDS encoding DUF4381 family protein, with protein MRHAATIVIGLILWLAIWPVSPALAAEDPAPVAPPTASTPAAPDTPAPMTDIHDIRPPVPVGVDLPPWLIPVLLALAAVAFLAALWWWWRRHRKERAIETIVPELPPEMVAMQALDTISDVRGQNGKAFYFQLSAILRQYVFGRYAVGAPEMTTEEFVPCVDRLPIDGELARQLKNLCRAMDPVKFGGLGAEEKQMETDLFFVRGFVRQTTPESGAEANQADPVDAPKALPPGEA; from the coding sequence ATGAGACACGCGGCAACCATCGTTATTGGCCTGATCCTGTGGCTGGCCATCTGGCCAGTTTCTCCGGCCCTGGCCGCGGAGGATCCGGCACCAGTCGCCCCGCCCACGGCCTCAACCCCGGCAGCGCCGGACACACCGGCGCCCATGACCGATATCCACGATATCCGCCCGCCCGTACCCGTCGGGGTCGACCTGCCGCCCTGGCTGATCCCCGTGCTGCTGGCATTGGCGGCGGTCGCGTTTCTCGCGGCCCTTTGGTGGTGGTGGCGCAGGCACCGGAAAGAACGGGCCATCGAAACCATCGTTCCCGAACTGCCCCCGGAAATGGTCGCCATGCAGGCCCTGGACACGATCAGCGATGTACGTGGGCAAAACGGCAAGGCCTTCTATTTTCAATTGTCGGCGATCCTGCGGCAGTATGTGTTCGGCCGCTATGCCGTAGGCGCCCCCGAGATGACCACTGAAGAGTTCGTGCCCTGCGTCGACCGGCTGCCCATCGACGGCGAACTGGCCCGCCAGCTCAAAAATCTCTGTCGCGCCATGGATCCGGTCAAGTTCGGGGGATTGGGCGCAGAGGAGAAACAGATGGAAACCGACCTCTTTTTCGTCCGCGGCTTCGTCCGCCAGACTACGCCGGAAAGTGGCGCCGAAGCGAACCAGGCCGATCCGGTTGATGCGCCCAAAGCGCTGCCACCGGGGGAGGCCTGA
- a CDS encoding VWA domain-containing protein, with amino-acid sequence MLRFASPWCFLLLLLLPLLAGYRHRRHRPPTMASSALFPLAGIPMSTALRLRPLVPAIKYAALVLMIVALARPQWGTERTEVLTEGVNIVLALDLSESMAALDFKKQGRVVNRLEAVKGVVQEFVAGRSGDRIGMVVFGTHAYTQLPLTRDYNTLVSILDRLKIGAAGERTAIGDAIGISLKRLSDIKSKSNIIILLTDGQSNAGELSPETAGDIAREKGVKIYTIGVGTRGKAPFLVKDPLFGERYVYQRVSIDEDTLKAIAEKTGGLYFRAEDLAGLQDGYATIDKLEKTEVKVDIFADYSEIYPWLLVPAILLLPLYIVLRNTRYLVVP; translated from the coding sequence ATGCTGCGATTCGCCTCTCCCTGGTGCTTCCTGCTGCTGTTGCTCCTGCCGCTGCTAGCCGGGTATCGCCACCGCCGCCACCGCCCCCCGACCATGGCCAGCAGCGCCCTCTTTCCCCTGGCCGGGATTCCCATGTCAACGGCCCTGCGCCTTCGGCCGCTGGTCCCGGCCATCAAGTACGCGGCGCTGGTTCTCATGATCGTGGCCCTGGCCCGTCCCCAGTGGGGCACCGAGCGCACCGAAGTGCTCACCGAGGGGGTCAACATCGTGCTGGCTCTGGATCTTTCCGAAAGCATGGCGGCCCTCGATTTCAAGAAGCAGGGCCGCGTGGTCAACCGGCTGGAGGCGGTCAAGGGGGTGGTGCAGGAATTCGTTGCCGGCCGCAGCGGCGACCGCATCGGCATGGTGGTCTTCGGCACCCACGCCTACACCCAGCTGCCCCTGACCCGGGATTACAATACCCTGGTCAGCATCCTCGACCGACTGAAGATCGGGGCGGCCGGTGAGCGCACGGCCATCGGCGATGCCATCGGCATCAGCTTGAAGCGGCTGAGCGACATCAAGAGCAAGTCCAACATCATCATCCTGCTCACCGACGGCCAGAGCAACGCCGGCGAACTCTCGCCGGAAACCGCCGGTGATATTGCCAGGGAGAAGGGTGTCAAGATCTACACCATCGGCGTGGGCACCCGGGGCAAGGCCCCCTTTCTGGTCAAGGATCCGCTGTTTGGCGAACGCTATGTCTACCAGCGGGTCAGCATCGACGAGGATACGCTCAAGGCCATTGCCGAAAAAACCGGTGGGCTTTACTTTCGCGCCGAAGACCTGGCGGGGCTGCAGGACGGTTATGCCACCATCGACAAACTGGAGAAGACCGAGGTCAAGGTGGACATCTTCGCCGACTACAGCGAGATCTACCCCTGGCTGCTCGTCCCGGCGATTCTTCTTCTGCCCCTTTATATAGTCCTGCGCAATACGCGCTACCTGGTTGTGCCATGA
- a CDS encoding DUF58 domain-containing protein, whose translation MLSPEIIKKIKKVHIKTGRMVNTIMAGQYRSIFRGAGIEFEEVREYTPGDDVKSIDWKVSARMGKPFIKRYREEREQVVMLLVDMSASGRFGTTDSVKRETAAEIAAILAFNAIRNNDKAGAILFTDQVERYIPPKKGSAHVWRLIREIFTFQPRHTGTDIVAAVDFLARVCRKRTVAFLVSDFLTERFDRSTTLRIRSAARKHELVSVLVTDPGEFHLPDGGIVALKDLETGAVRYLDAADRATRQRFQASRQAVHDRILDTHKAMDTDCIEMPTDGDAADALVRYFHYRERRRR comes from the coding sequence ATGCTCTCTCCCGAAATTATCAAAAAAATAAAGAAAGTTCACATCAAAACCGGCCGCATGGTCAACACCATCATGGCCGGCCAGTACCGCTCGATCTTCCGCGGGGCGGGCATCGAATTCGAAGAGGTGCGCGAGTACACCCCCGGCGACGACGTCAAGAGCATCGACTGGAAGGTATCGGCCCGCATGGGCAAACCCTTCATCAAACGCTACCGCGAGGAACGCGAACAGGTGGTCATGCTCCTGGTTGACATGAGTGCCTCGGGCCGTTTCGGCACCACGGACAGCGTCAAACGCGAGACCGCCGCCGAGATCGCTGCCATCCTGGCCTTCAATGCCATCCGCAACAACGACAAGGCCGGCGCAATCCTCTTCACCGACCAGGTGGAGCGCTACATTCCGCCCAAAAAGGGATCGGCCCATGTGTGGCGGCTGATCCGCGAGATCTTTACCTTCCAGCCCCGGCACACCGGCACCGATATCGTCGCCGCCGTGGATTTCCTAGCGCGGGTGTGCCGCAAGCGTACGGTGGCCTTTCTGGTTTCGGATTTTCTCACCGAACGCTTCGACCGGTCGACCACCCTGCGCATCCGCTCGGCGGCCCGCAAGCACGAACTGGTCAGCGTACTGGTGACCGATCCCGGCGAATTCCACCTGCCCGACGGCGGCATCGTGGCCCTCAAGGATCTGGAGACCGGTGCCGTTCGCTATCTGGACGCCGCTGACCGCGCCACCCGGCAGCGCTTTCAGGCCAGCCGCCAGGCGGTTCATGATCGAATTCTCGACACCCACAAGGCCATGGATACGGACTGTATCGAGATGCCCACGGACGGCGATGCGGCCGATGCCCTGGTGCGCTATTTCCATTACCGGGAGCGGCGTCGACGATGA
- a CDS encoding GIY-YIG nuclease family protein, with translation MQPAVTILASKRNGTLYIGVTSNLVKRVWEHKNNIIADFTKRYNVHQLVWYEIHATMEAAIQREKQLKNWKRKWKLDLIEKVNPAWQDLYGQIV, from the coding sequence ATGCAACCGGCTGTTACCATTCTAGCGAGCAAACGTAACGGAACACTCTATATTGGAGTAACGTCGAACCTCGTTAAACGGGTATGGGAACACAAAAACAATATCATTGCAGATTTTACCAAGCGCTACAACGTTCACCAACTGGTTTGGTACGAAATACACGCAACAATGGAAGCCGCCATTCAAAGAGAAAAGCAGCTTAAAAACTGGAAACGAAAATGGAAGCTGGATTTGATTGAAAAAGTTAATCCAGCTTGGCAAGATTTGTATGGTCAGATTGTTTGA